A DNA window from Vigna unguiculata cultivar IT97K-499-35 chromosome 10, ASM411807v1, whole genome shotgun sequence contains the following coding sequences:
- the LOC114167424 gene encoding uncharacterized protein LOC114167424 isoform X1, with protein sequence MKALTSSCSKAIVDTSRSWPPRVSIRVSDRPEFFFSPRPWNDKKGCNLWLLKVVPIKGVFPVHAVPSKDQVDLEAAEPEAENNKQTNESKFVRVAFGLQKNCEFGEQFLIVGDDPSLGSWDPLEALPMTWSEGHIWTAEVDMPAGKLIQFKFILKGKEGDIIWQPGSDRVIQTWETVNTITVCEDWEYAELQTIAEADQLAEPDKETPNDSEVSASAEILDNPHNELDSNASEVTTAEDSKFYEIPLAETVTDNSSSSLTEIRRRAIARNIIPDEEFFKDTSSKWNEKIEPSEESADLGNNGSIASLEDEEGTVVESSLLFEFVGDPVLVPGLTIPPTEPSNEASQGEEVQEKTSKDISVEASETDQDRNPPEFSKEQETNDAQNYESEDGTPLQNHMKWGQASVKKFLSQLGFH encoded by the exons ATGAAGGCTCTCACCAGTTCTTGTTCTAAGGCCATCGTCGACACTTCACGATCTTGGCCTCCCAGAGTTTCCATTCGTGTTTCTGATAGACCCGAATTCTTCTTCTCTCCGCGTCCCTGGAACGACAAAAAGGGTTGCAACTTATGGCTCCTCAAAGTTGTTCCCATCAAGGGCGTTTTTCCAGTTCATGCAGTGCCATCAAAAGACCAG GTGGACTTGGAAGCTGCAGAACCTGAAGCTGAAAACAATAAACAAACAA ATGAATCGAAGTTTGTTCGTGTAGCATTTGGGTTGCAAAAGAATTGTGAGTTCGGAGAACAGTTTCTTATAGTTGGAGATGATCCTTCGCTTGGTTCATGGGACCCATTAGAAGCATTGCCGATGACATGGTCTGAAGGACATATATGGACTGCTGAGGTG GATATGCCTGCTGGAAAGTTGATCCAGTTCAAGTTCATATTGAAAGGAAAAGAAGGTGATATTATTTGGCAGCCAGGATCAGATAGAGTCATCCAGACTTGGGAAACTGTGAATACAATAACTGTTTGTGAAGATTGGGAGTATGCAGAACTTCAGACAATAGCAGAGGCAGATCAGCTTGCTGAACCAGATAAGGAAACCCCGAATGACTCTGAAGTGTCTGCTTCTGCTGAAATTTTGGATAACCCTCACAACGAACTGGATTCCAATGCATCTGAAGTAACGACTGCTGAAGATTCCAAATTTTATGAGATACCACTTGCTGAAACAGTCACTGATAATAGTAGTTCTTCCTTGACGGAAATTCGTCGTCGTGCTATTGCAAGAAACATAATTCCCGATGAGGAATTCTTCAAGGATACTAGCAGTAAATGGAATGAAAAGATTGAACCGAGTGAAGAATCAGCTGATCTTGGAAACAATGGAAGTATTGCATCACTGGAGGATGAGGAAGGGACAGTTGTGGAAAGCAgcttattatttgaatttgtagGCGATCCTGTTCTTGTACCTGGCTTAACAATACCACCAACTGAGCCAAGTAACGAGGCAAGCCAAGGTGAAGAAGTTCAAGAAAAGACTAGCAAGGACATTTCAGTTGAAGCTTCTGAAACTGATCAGGATCGGAATCCACCCGAG TTCAGTAAGGAGCAAGAAACTAATGATGCACAGAACTATGAATCTGAAGATGGCACTCCCTTGCAAAATCACATGAAATGGGGCCAGGCAAGCGTTAAGAAGTTTCTTTCACAACTAGGATTCCATTGA
- the LOC114167424 gene encoding uncharacterized protein LOC114167424 isoform X2, whose product MKALTSSCSKAIVDTSRSWPPRVSIRVSDRPEFFFSPRPWNDKKGCNLWLLKVVPIKGVFPVHAVPSKDQVDLEAAEPEAENNKQTNESKFVRVAFGLQKNCEFGEQFLIVGDDPSLGSWDPLEALPMTWSEGHIWTAEVDMPAGKLIQFKFILKGKEGDIIWQPGSDRVIQTWETVNTITVCEDWEYAELQTIAEADQLAEPDKETPNDSEVSASAEILDNPHNELDSNASEVTTAEDSKFYEIPLAETVTDNSSSSLTEIRRRAIARNIIPDEEFFKDTSSKWNEKIEPSEESADLGNNGSIASLEDEEGTVVESSLLFEFVGDPVLVPGLTIPPTEPSNEASQGEEVQEKTSKDISVEASETDQDRNPPE is encoded by the exons ATGAAGGCTCTCACCAGTTCTTGTTCTAAGGCCATCGTCGACACTTCACGATCTTGGCCTCCCAGAGTTTCCATTCGTGTTTCTGATAGACCCGAATTCTTCTTCTCTCCGCGTCCCTGGAACGACAAAAAGGGTTGCAACTTATGGCTCCTCAAAGTTGTTCCCATCAAGGGCGTTTTTCCAGTTCATGCAGTGCCATCAAAAGACCAG GTGGACTTGGAAGCTGCAGAACCTGAAGCTGAAAACAATAAACAAACAA ATGAATCGAAGTTTGTTCGTGTAGCATTTGGGTTGCAAAAGAATTGTGAGTTCGGAGAACAGTTTCTTATAGTTGGAGATGATCCTTCGCTTGGTTCATGGGACCCATTAGAAGCATTGCCGATGACATGGTCTGAAGGACATATATGGACTGCTGAGGTG GATATGCCTGCTGGAAAGTTGATCCAGTTCAAGTTCATATTGAAAGGAAAAGAAGGTGATATTATTTGGCAGCCAGGATCAGATAGAGTCATCCAGACTTGGGAAACTGTGAATACAATAACTGTTTGTGAAGATTGGGAGTATGCAGAACTTCAGACAATAGCAGAGGCAGATCAGCTTGCTGAACCAGATAAGGAAACCCCGAATGACTCTGAAGTGTCTGCTTCTGCTGAAATTTTGGATAACCCTCACAACGAACTGGATTCCAATGCATCTGAAGTAACGACTGCTGAAGATTCCAAATTTTATGAGATACCACTTGCTGAAACAGTCACTGATAATAGTAGTTCTTCCTTGACGGAAATTCGTCGTCGTGCTATTGCAAGAAACATAATTCCCGATGAGGAATTCTTCAAGGATACTAGCAGTAAATGGAATGAAAAGATTGAACCGAGTGAAGAATCAGCTGATCTTGGAAACAATGGAAGTATTGCATCACTGGAGGATGAGGAAGGGACAGTTGTGGAAAGCAgcttattatttgaatttgtagGCGATCCTGTTCTTGTACCTGGCTTAACAATACCACCAACTGAGCCAAGTAACGAGGCAAGCCAAGGTGAAGAAGTTCAAGAAAAGACTAGCAAGGACATTTCAGTTGAAGCTTCTGAAACTGATCAGGATCGGAATCCACCCGAG TAA
- the LOC114167424 gene encoding uncharacterized protein LOC114167424 isoform X3, with protein MLLVDLEAAEPEAENNKQTNESKFVRVAFGLQKNCEFGEQFLIVGDDPSLGSWDPLEALPMTWSEGHIWTAEVDMPAGKLIQFKFILKGKEGDIIWQPGSDRVIQTWETVNTITVCEDWEYAELQTIAEADQLAEPDKETPNDSEVSASAEILDNPHNELDSNASEVTTAEDSKFYEIPLAETVTDNSSSSLTEIRRRAIARNIIPDEEFFKDTSSKWNEKIEPSEESADLGNNGSIASLEDEEGTVVESSLLFEFVGDPVLVPGLTIPPTEPSNEASQGEEVQEKTSKDISVEASETDQDRNPPEFSKEQETNDAQNYESEDGTPLQNHMKWGQASVKKFLSQLGFH; from the exons ATGTTACTG GTGGACTTGGAAGCTGCAGAACCTGAAGCTGAAAACAATAAACAAACAA ATGAATCGAAGTTTGTTCGTGTAGCATTTGGGTTGCAAAAGAATTGTGAGTTCGGAGAACAGTTTCTTATAGTTGGAGATGATCCTTCGCTTGGTTCATGGGACCCATTAGAAGCATTGCCGATGACATGGTCTGAAGGACATATATGGACTGCTGAGGTG GATATGCCTGCTGGAAAGTTGATCCAGTTCAAGTTCATATTGAAAGGAAAAGAAGGTGATATTATTTGGCAGCCAGGATCAGATAGAGTCATCCAGACTTGGGAAACTGTGAATACAATAACTGTTTGTGAAGATTGGGAGTATGCAGAACTTCAGACAATAGCAGAGGCAGATCAGCTTGCTGAACCAGATAAGGAAACCCCGAATGACTCTGAAGTGTCTGCTTCTGCTGAAATTTTGGATAACCCTCACAACGAACTGGATTCCAATGCATCTGAAGTAACGACTGCTGAAGATTCCAAATTTTATGAGATACCACTTGCTGAAACAGTCACTGATAATAGTAGTTCTTCCTTGACGGAAATTCGTCGTCGTGCTATTGCAAGAAACATAATTCCCGATGAGGAATTCTTCAAGGATACTAGCAGTAAATGGAATGAAAAGATTGAACCGAGTGAAGAATCAGCTGATCTTGGAAACAATGGAAGTATTGCATCACTGGAGGATGAGGAAGGGACAGTTGTGGAAAGCAgcttattatttgaatttgtagGCGATCCTGTTCTTGTACCTGGCTTAACAATACCACCAACTGAGCCAAGTAACGAGGCAAGCCAAGGTGAAGAAGTTCAAGAAAAGACTAGCAAGGACATTTCAGTTGAAGCTTCTGAAACTGATCAGGATCGGAATCCACCCGAG TTCAGTAAGGAGCAAGAAACTAATGATGCACAGAACTATGAATCTGAAGATGGCACTCCCTTGCAAAATCACATGAAATGGGGCCAGGCAAGCGTTAAGAAGTTTCTTTCACAACTAGGATTCCATTGA
- the LOC114165070 gene encoding clathrin light chain 2-like: MSSSFGSSDQPLDDDAEFTGYSFSNFDGNSSTIFGGASHNDGDDVFSPQAAPETPAPIYSASVGFDTFSQEQNRDGVDGGFGNSDGPILPPPTDVAAEEGFALREWRRKNAILLEEKEKKEREMRSQIIEEAQEYKVEFYRKREVNVENKKASNREREKLFLAGRENFHAEADKNYWKAIGELIPHEVPAIEKRGKKDKEKKPSIVVIQGPKPGKQTDLSRMRQILLKLKHNLPPNMKPKPPPSSETKKDTKTGPPDGASTGSNPPIVVPVATPEVVAAA; this comes from the exons ATGTCATCATCTTTCGGGAGCTCCGACCAGCCGCTCGATGACGACGCCGAGTTCACCGGCTACTCGTTCTCCAATTTCGACGGCAACTCGTCTACGATTTTCGGTGGGGCGTCACACAACGATGGAGATGACGTGTTCTCCCCTCAGGCGGCGCCGGAGACTCCGGCGCCGATCTACTCTGCTTCTGTGGGATTCGATACGTTCTCACAGGAGCAAAACAGAGATGGTGTGGACGGGGGTTTCGGAAACTCCGATGGTCCGATCTTGCCGCCTCCGACGGATGTGGCGGCGGAGGAAGGGTTTGCTCTGAGAGAGTGGCGAAG GAAGAACGCGATTCTATtggaggagaaggagaagaaggagagagagaTGCGGTCTCAGATAATAGAGGAAGCGCAAGAGTACAAAGTTGAGTTCTACAGAAAGCGTGAGGTTAATGTTGAGAACAAAAAGGCTTCTAATAGGGAAAGAGAGAAG CTATTTTTGGCGGGTCGGGAGAACTTCCATGCTGAAGCTGACAAAAACTATTGGAAGGCAATCGGTGAACTAATTCCACATGAAGTACCTGCAATAGAGAAGAGAGGGAAAAAGGACAAAGAGAAGAAGCCTTCCATTGTTGTAATCCAGGGTCCAAAACCAGGGAAACAAACTGATCTTTCAAGAATGCGCCAAATATTGCTGAAGCTCAAGCATAATCTCCCTCCAAATATGAAACCCAAGCCTCCACCATCTTCAGAAACCAAAAAGGACACGAAAACTGGACCTCCAGATGGAGCTAGTACAGGTTCCAATCCACCCATTGTTGTGCCTGTTGCAACTCCTGAGGTTGTTGCTGCAGCTTGA